In one window of Hyalangium gracile DNA:
- a CDS encoding phosphatidate cytidylyltransferase → MNEKNKNLVLRIVSAVVLLPVVLFLIAKGGAWSAALFAVAAAACTSEYYSITLKQLSPAAWVGIVLSGVVPLLPLRNSEHVGELAFWLTAGLFFFVWTYHLIRGPLPEAPVRSSHLVTGYLYGAVGLLALSALRLRAEGLSWVICALVITWANDTTAYFAGRFLGRHKLYVEVSPNKTWEGFFGGMVGSVGGMFIAKAGFFPHFTVADCVVMGVVGGIFGPIGDLCESMLKRAYGVKDSGKLIPGHGGILDRIDALLFNAPLVFIYVQFVRGWLA, encoded by the coding sequence GTGAACGAGAAGAACAAGAACCTCGTCCTCCGGATTGTGTCGGCGGTGGTGTTGCTGCCGGTCGTCCTCTTCCTCATCGCGAAGGGAGGCGCCTGGAGCGCGGCCCTGTTCGCGGTGGCGGCCGCGGCGTGCACCAGCGAGTACTACTCCATCACCCTCAAGCAGCTGTCGCCGGCGGCGTGGGTGGGCATCGTGCTGTCGGGCGTGGTGCCCCTGCTGCCGCTGCGCAACTCGGAGCACGTGGGAGAGCTGGCCTTCTGGCTGACGGCGGGCCTGTTCTTCTTCGTGTGGACCTACCACCTCATCCGCGGCCCGCTGCCCGAGGCGCCCGTCCGCTCGTCCCATCTGGTGACGGGCTACCTCTATGGCGCGGTGGGGCTGCTGGCCCTGTCCGCGCTCCGCCTGCGCGCCGAGGGCCTGTCGTGGGTCATCTGTGCGCTCGTCATCACCTGGGCCAACGACACCACCGCCTACTTCGCCGGTCGGTTCCTGGGCCGCCACAAGCTGTATGTGGAGGTGAGCCCCAACAAGACGTGGGAGGGGTTCTTCGGGGGCATGGTGGGCTCGGTGGGCGGCATGTTCATCGCCAAGGCGGGCTTCTTCCCCCACTTCACGGTGGCCGACTGCGTGGTGATGGGCGTGGTGGGCGGCATCTTCGGCCCCATCGGGGACCTGTGCGAGTCCATGCTCAAGCGGGCCTACGGGGTGAAGGACTCGGGCAAGCTGATCCCCGGGCACGGCGGCATCCTGGACCGCATCGACGCGCTGCTGTTCAACGCGCCCCTGGTGTTCATCTACGTGCAGTTCGTCCGCGGGTGGCTGGCGTAG
- a CDS encoding isoprenyl transferase yields MERPSAVNALEQQVKARPVPRHVGIIMDGNGRWAEIRGLPRLEGHREGSASVREVARTARRVGVSALTLYAFSSQNWARPADEVAGLMSLLREFLESEYSEIITNGIRLNTIGEVDKLPRYVREPLERLRTDSAHNQGMVLTLALSYGGREEILHATREMAQAVARGELDPAQIGEKEMESRLWTHGLPPLDLVVRTSGEFRVSNFLLWQMAYAELYFADVLWPDFRTEAFLRCLAHYQQRERRFGLTSAQLQREETQRAKA; encoded by the coding sequence ATGGAACGCCCCTCTGCCGTCAACGCGCTGGAACAACAGGTCAAGGCCCGTCCGGTGCCCCGCCACGTGGGCATCATCATGGATGGCAACGGCCGGTGGGCGGAGATCCGCGGCCTGCCCCGCCTGGAAGGCCACCGCGAGGGCTCCGCCAGTGTGCGTGAGGTGGCGCGCACCGCCCGCCGTGTGGGCGTCTCCGCGCTGACCCTCTACGCCTTCTCCTCGCAGAACTGGGCGCGCCCGGCGGACGAGGTGGCCGGGCTGATGAGCCTGCTGCGCGAGTTCCTCGAGAGCGAGTACTCGGAGATCATCACCAACGGCATCCGCCTGAACACCATCGGCGAGGTGGACAAGCTGCCGCGCTACGTGCGCGAGCCGCTCGAGCGGCTGCGGACGGACTCGGCGCACAACCAGGGCATGGTGCTGACGCTGGCGCTCTCGTACGGCGGGCGCGAGGAGATCCTCCACGCCACCCGGGAGATGGCGCAGGCGGTGGCGCGCGGCGAGTTGGATCCGGCGCAGATCGGCGAGAAGGAGATGGAGTCCCGCCTGTGGACGCACGGGCTGCCGCCGCTGGATCTGGTGGTGCGCACCAGCGGCGAGTTCCGCGTGTCGAACTTCCTGCTGTGGCAGATGGCGTACGCGGAGCTCTACTTCGCGGATGTGCTGTGGCCGGACTTCCGCACCGAGGCCTTCCTGCGTTGCCTGGCGCACTACCAGCAGCGGGAGCGGCGCTTCGGACTGACGTCCGCGCAGCTGCAGCGTGAGGAAACCCAGCGGGCCAAGGCGTGA
- a CDS encoding serine/threonine-protein kinase, with translation MPPKLIGPYRVIETLGSGGVGTVYRALDRRTNDPVALKLLSAGPALDTRAARRLAREYETLADLAHPNVVRVFDVGVFQGYPYLVMELIEGLTLRNYLNLRGADLLSPSGSISRPRSRFLPEDDSDSWGDGDEEEESGAEEASGSSEEESDSDEEDDGPLPFNLSAFSEEAPSEDAGFRAGPESVRALADAADEPDTGDPEDFDVPYEVQDPKVQLVERRIQEARTEDLNRPERMGRLKDAMLQVCEALAYIHGHGLVHRDLKPSNIMVDEDRQVRLMDFGLAKFLADDAGLTADGRMVGTFRYMSPEQILGEPLDARADLYSLGVILYELMTGRAPFDAKTPSALWQQVLEVEPAPILGINLKGDPQLARVAHKLLRKEPDDRFQTAEEVYEALAE, from the coding sequence ATGCCGCCCAAGTTGATTGGCCCCTATCGCGTCATCGAGACGCTCGGTAGCGGAGGTGTGGGGACCGTGTATCGGGCCCTGGACCGCCGTACCAATGATCCCGTGGCGCTCAAGCTGCTGTCGGCAGGCCCCGCCCTGGACACCCGGGCGGCGCGGCGGCTGGCGCGCGAGTACGAGACGCTGGCGGATCTGGCCCACCCCAACGTGGTGCGCGTGTTCGACGTGGGCGTCTTCCAGGGCTACCCCTATCTCGTCATGGAGCTCATCGAAGGGCTCACCCTGCGTAACTACCTGAATCTCCGAGGCGCGGACCTGCTCTCTCCCTCCGGCTCCATCTCCAGGCCCCGCTCGCGCTTCCTGCCGGAAGACGACTCCGACTCCTGGGGGGATGGGGATGAGGAGGAGGAGTCTGGCGCGGAGGAAGCGTCGGGCTCTTCGGAGGAGGAGTCGGACTCGGACGAGGAGGACGACGGCCCGCTGCCCTTCAACCTGTCCGCCTTCTCCGAGGAGGCGCCCAGCGAGGATGCGGGGTTCCGGGCCGGCCCCGAGTCCGTGCGTGCCCTGGCGGACGCGGCGGATGAGCCGGACACAGGTGACCCAGAAGACTTCGATGTGCCCTACGAGGTGCAGGATCCCAAGGTCCAGCTGGTCGAGCGCCGCATCCAGGAGGCCCGCACCGAGGACCTCAACCGCCCCGAGCGCATGGGTCGCTTGAAGGACGCGATGCTCCAGGTATGTGAGGCCTTGGCCTACATTCATGGCCACGGGCTGGTGCACCGGGACCTCAAGCCGTCCAACATCATGGTGGATGAGGACCGGCAGGTGCGGCTGATGGACTTCGGGCTGGCGAAGTTCCTGGCGGACGATGCGGGGCTCACGGCGGACGGGCGCATGGTAGGGACGTTCCGGTACATGTCTCCGGAACAGATCCTCGGTGAGCCGCTGGATGCGCGCGCGGACCTCTACAGCCTGGGAGTCATCCTCTACGAGCTGATGACGGGCCGGGCGCCGTTCGACGCGAAGACGCCGAGCGCGCTGTGGCAGCAGGTGCTGGAGGTGGAGCCCGCTCCCATCCTCGGCATCAACCTGAAGGGCGATCCTCAGCTGGCGCGAGTGGCCCACAAGCTGCTGCGCAAGGAGCCGGATGACCGGTTCCAGACGGCCGAGGAAGTCTACGAGGCCCTGGCCGAGTGA